In the Tepidimicrobium xylanilyticum genome, one interval contains:
- a CDS encoding S-layer homology domain-containing protein, giving the protein MFIKKFKIVSIIMAMVLILSQGIVFAGNVNAFAIKISGPGVEKELEFSLDDLKAMPEEAQINEEYIYNSKSGQKSVKVKGVSLAYILEKVAGLTVENALVNFEASDGYPIDPQTLQDILNQDLKYVLAYEIDGEPIDNDDNPESEEIVIYRKLKEEGEFGTVFKLVVRITVGEAIEQAEESVKELTKPEIEPVKEIEEIVFTDITEEYKFAETAIYELAKRGIVSGVGNNIFAPGDVFTRAQFCKIAVEAIGYELEEYSGNFTDVKAENWFAPYVEAAVREGLFTGYTDGTFRPDKEITREELAAVVGRAAVLAGLVDQEKMNKFVMEKTSFEDKDEVSSWAANQVAWLDAQGVFKGVAEEKFEPKKVVTRAEAALIVYNALFNK; this is encoded by the coding sequence ATGTTTATCAAAAAATTCAAAATTGTCTCAATTATTATGGCAATGGTATTAATATTGTCACAAGGAATAGTATTTGCAGGTAATGTTAACGCTTTTGCCATTAAAATTTCAGGACCAGGTGTGGAAAAGGAATTGGAATTTAGCCTTGATGATTTAAAAGCTATGCCAGAAGAAGCCCAAATTAATGAAGAATACATATACAACAGTAAATCGGGTCAAAAGTCTGTAAAGGTTAAAGGGGTTAGCTTAGCTTACATATTAGAGAAAGTAGCTGGATTAACTGTTGAAAATGCTTTGGTAAATTTTGAAGCATCAGATGGATATCCAATAGATCCACAGACTTTACAAGATATATTAAACCAAGATTTAAAATATGTTTTAGCTTATGAGATTGATGGAGAGCCAATCGATAATGACGATAACCCAGAGAGTGAGGAAATAGTCATCTATAGAAAGTTAAAAGAAGAAGGAGAATTTGGTACTGTATTTAAATTGGTAGTAAGAATAACTGTAGGAGAAGCTATTGAACAAGCAGAGGAATCGGTTAAAGAACTAACAAAACCGGAAATAGAGCCAGTAAAAGAAATTGAGGAGATTGTATTTACCGACATTACAGAAGAGTATAAATTTGCAGAAACAGCCATCTATGAACTTGCTAAGAGGGGAATTGTAAGCGGAGTAGGTAATAATATATTTGCTCCAGGTGATGTTTTCACAAGAGCTCAGTTCTGCAAGATAGCAGTTGAAGCTATAGGCTATGAACTAGAGGAATATTCTGGAAACTTTACCGATGTAAAAGCTGAAAACTGGTTTGCTCCTTATGTAGAAGCAGCCGTTAGAGAAGGCTTATTTACGGGGTATACTGATGGAACTTTCAGACCAGATAAAGAAATAACTAGAGAAGAATTAGCTGCTGTTGTGGGAAGGGCTGCTGTACTAGCTGGTCTAGTAGATCAGGAGAAGATGAACAAGTTTGTAATGGAAAAAACATCTTTTGAAGATAAGGACGAAGTTTCATCATGGGCAGCTAACCAAGTGGCGTGGTTAGATGCTCAAGGCGTATTTAAGGGAGTTGCTGAGGAAAAATTTGAACCTAAAAAAGTGGTTACTAGGGCAGAGGCAGCTTTAATAGTATATAATGCCTTGTTTAATAAATAG
- a CDS encoding nucleoside-triphosphatase, which translates to MNNLFLTGRIGIGKSTILKKVLNNIDLSIGGYITERIYEGYYRRYIAKSVKNPNEQYTIVRSDSRDNSKIWFPEAFEKGLAPLLDKSLKSDDIIVLDELGSSEKNIDVFTSKIFELLDSQKIVFGVLKDEDCEFLNNIRNRKDVMIIRITEGNRDHIWQEIINTLKNFI; encoded by the coding sequence TTGAATAATCTATTTTTAACCGGAAGAATTGGAATAGGTAAATCTACAATATTAAAAAAGGTTTTAAATAATATAGACCTGTCCATCGGCGGCTATATTACAGAAAGAATATATGAAGGCTATTATAGACGATATATTGCGAAATCAGTAAAAAACCCTAATGAACAATATACAATAGTTAGATCTGATTCTAGGGATAACTCAAAGATATGGTTTCCTGAAGCTTTTGAAAAGGGGTTGGCACCACTCTTAGATAAAAGCCTAAAAAGTGACGATATTATAGTACTAGATGAATTAGGCTCATCAGAAAAGAATATAGATGTATTTACCTCTAAAATATTTGAATTATTGGATAGCCAAAAAATAGTATTTGGAGTTTTAAAGGATGAGGACTGTGAATTTTTGAACAATATTCGAAATAGGAAAGATGTAATGATAATTAGAATAACAGAGGGAAATAGAGATCATATTTGGCAGGAAATTATTAACACACTTAAAAATTTTATTTAA